In one Macaca nemestrina isolate mMacNem1 chromosome 2, mMacNem.hap1, whole genome shotgun sequence genomic region, the following are encoded:
- the LOC105470375 gene encoding queuine tRNA-ribosyltransferase accessory subunit 2 isoform X1: protein MKLSLTKVVNGCRLGKIKNLGKTRDHTMDIPGCLLYTKTGSAPHLTHHTLRNIHGVPAMAQLTLSSLAEQHEVLTEYKEGVGKFIGMPESLLYCSLHDPVSPCPAGYVTNKSVSVWSVAGRMEMTVSKFMAIQQALQPDWFQCLSDGEVSCKEAASIKRVRKSVDRSLLFLDNCLRLQEESEVLQKSVIIGVIEGGDVMEERLRSARETAKRPVGGFLLDGFQGNPTTLETRLCLLSSVTAELPEDKPRLISGIGRPDEVLKCIERGVDLFESFFPYQVTERGGALTFSFDYQLNPEEILLQQNGTQEEIKCVDQIKKMEITGCNQEITSFEINLKEKMYREDFNPLVRGCSCYCCKNHTRAYIHHLLVTNELLAGVLLMMHNFEHYFGFFHSIREALKNDKLAQLKELIHRQAS, encoded by the exons ATGAAGCTGAGTCTTACCAAGGTAGTTAATGGCTGTCgcctaggaaaaataaaaaacctggGCAAAACAAGGGACCACACCATGGATATTCCAGGCTGCCTTCTGTACACCAAGACTGGCTCCGCCCCACACCTCACCCATCACACGCTGCGTAATATCCACGGggttcctgccatggctcagcttaCGCTGTCATCCCT AGCAGAACAACATGAAGTCTTGACAGAATATAAAGAAGGAGTTGGAAAGTTTATAG GCATGCCAGAATCACTTTTGTACTGCTCCCTGCACGATCCAGTCAGCCCCTGCCCAGCTGGTTATGTAACAAACAAG TCTGTGTCTGTGTGGAGTGTTGCAGGACGAATGGAAATGACTGTTTCCAAGTTCATGGCAATTCAGCAGGCCCTTCAGCCAGATTGGTTCCAGTGCCTCTCCGATGGAGAAGTGTCTTGTAAGGAAGCAGCTTCCATAAAAAGGGTCAGAAAGTCTGTTGACCGATCACTTCTTTTCTTGGATAACTGTCTGCGGCTGCAGGAAGAGTCAGAG GTTCTTCAGAAGAGTGTGATCATTGGAGTGATTGAAGGTGGAGATGTGATGGAAGAGAGGCTGAGGTCAGCACGAGAGACAGCCAAGCGGCCCGTAGGTGGCTTCCTTCTGGATGGTTTTCAAGGAAATCCAACAACCCTGGAGACTAGACTGTGCTTACTGTCATCAGTCACTGCAGAGCTGCCGGAGGACAAACCAAG GCTCATATCTGGTATTGGTCGGCCAGATGAGGTGCTCAAGTGTATTGAAAGAGGAGTGGACTTATTTGAGAGTTTTTTCCCTTATCAAGTAACAGAGCGGGGAGGTGCCCTGACTTTCAGTTTTGATTACCAGCTGAATCCCGAAGAGATAC TATTACAACAAAATGgaacacaagaagaaataaaatgtgtggatcaaataaagaaaatggaaataactggTTGCAACCAAGAAATAACATCATTTGAAATTaatctgaaggaaaaaat GTACCGGGAGGACTTTAACCCGCTGGTGAGAGGATGTTCCTGTTACTGCTGTAAGAATCACACTCGGGCATACATCCACCATCTGCTGGTGACCAATGAGCTGCTGGCCGGAGTCCTGCTTATGATGCACAACTTTGAACACTACTTTGGGTTTTTCCATTCCATCCGGGAGGCACTAAAAAATGACAAACTGGCACAGCTGAAAGAGCTCATCCACAGGCAAGCATCTTGA
- the LOC105470375 gene encoding queuine tRNA-ribosyltransferase accessory subunit 2 isoform X2, with translation MKLSLTKVVNGCRLGKIKNLGKTRDHTMDIPGCLLYTKTGSAPHLTHHTLRNIHGVPAMAQLTLSSLAEQHEVLTEYKEGVGKFIGMPESLLYCSLHDPVSPCPAGYVTNKVLQKSVIIGVIEGGDVMEERLRSARETAKRPVGGFLLDGFQGNPTTLETRLCLLSSVTAELPEDKPRLISGIGRPDEVLKCIERGVDLFESFFPYQVTERGGALTFSFDYQLNPEEILLQQNGTQEEIKCVDQIKKMEITGCNQEITSFEINLKEKMYREDFNPLVRGCSCYCCKNHTRAYIHHLLVTNELLAGVLLMMHNFEHYFGFFHSIREALKNDKLAQLKELIHRQAS, from the exons ATGAAGCTGAGTCTTACCAAGGTAGTTAATGGCTGTCgcctaggaaaaataaaaaacctggGCAAAACAAGGGACCACACCATGGATATTCCAGGCTGCCTTCTGTACACCAAGACTGGCTCCGCCCCACACCTCACCCATCACACGCTGCGTAATATCCACGGggttcctgccatggctcagcttaCGCTGTCATCCCT AGCAGAACAACATGAAGTCTTGACAGAATATAAAGAAGGAGTTGGAAAGTTTATAG GCATGCCAGAATCACTTTTGTACTGCTCCCTGCACGATCCAGTCAGCCCCTGCCCAGCTGGTTATGTAACAAACAAG GTTCTTCAGAAGAGTGTGATCATTGGAGTGATTGAAGGTGGAGATGTGATGGAAGAGAGGCTGAGGTCAGCACGAGAGACAGCCAAGCGGCCCGTAGGTGGCTTCCTTCTGGATGGTTTTCAAGGAAATCCAACAACCCTGGAGACTAGACTGTGCTTACTGTCATCAGTCACTGCAGAGCTGCCGGAGGACAAACCAAG GCTCATATCTGGTATTGGTCGGCCAGATGAGGTGCTCAAGTGTATTGAAAGAGGAGTGGACTTATTTGAGAGTTTTTTCCCTTATCAAGTAACAGAGCGGGGAGGTGCCCTGACTTTCAGTTTTGATTACCAGCTGAATCCCGAAGAGATAC TATTACAACAAAATGgaacacaagaagaaataaaatgtgtggatcaaataaagaaaatggaaataactggTTGCAACCAAGAAATAACATCATTTGAAATTaatctgaaggaaaaaat GTACCGGGAGGACTTTAACCCGCTGGTGAGAGGATGTTCCTGTTACTGCTGTAAGAATCACACTCGGGCATACATCCACCATCTGCTGGTGACCAATGAGCTGCTGGCCGGAGTCCTGCTTATGATGCACAACTTTGAACACTACTTTGGGTTTTTCCATTCCATCCGGGAGGCACTAAAAAATGACAAACTGGCACAGCTGAAAGAGCTCATCCACAGGCAAGCATCTTGA
- the LOC105470375 gene encoding queuine tRNA-ribosyltransferase accessory subunit 2 isoform X3 translates to MEMTVSKFMAIQQALQPDWFQCLSDGEVSCKEAASIKRVRKSVDRSLLFLDNCLRLQEESEVLQKSVIIGVIEGGDVMEERLRSARETAKRPVGGFLLDGFQGNPTTLETRLCLLSSVTAELPEDKPRLISGIGRPDEVLKCIERGVDLFESFFPYQVTERGGALTFSFDYQLNPEEILLQQNGTQEEIKCVDQIKKMEITGCNQEITSFEINLKEKMYREDFNPLVRGCSCYCCKNHTRAYIHHLLVTNELLAGVLLMMHNFEHYFGFFHSIREALKNDKLAQLKELIHRQAS, encoded by the exons ATGGAAATGACTGTTTCCAAGTTCATGGCAATTCAGCAGGCCCTTCAGCCAGATTGGTTCCAGTGCCTCTCCGATGGAGAAGTGTCTTGTAAGGAAGCAGCTTCCATAAAAAGGGTCAGAAAGTCTGTTGACCGATCACTTCTTTTCTTGGATAACTGTCTGCGGCTGCAGGAAGAGTCAGAG GTTCTTCAGAAGAGTGTGATCATTGGAGTGATTGAAGGTGGAGATGTGATGGAAGAGAGGCTGAGGTCAGCACGAGAGACAGCCAAGCGGCCCGTAGGTGGCTTCCTTCTGGATGGTTTTCAAGGAAATCCAACAACCCTGGAGACTAGACTGTGCTTACTGTCATCAGTCACTGCAGAGCTGCCGGAGGACAAACCAAG GCTCATATCTGGTATTGGTCGGCCAGATGAGGTGCTCAAGTGTATTGAAAGAGGAGTGGACTTATTTGAGAGTTTTTTCCCTTATCAAGTAACAGAGCGGGGAGGTGCCCTGACTTTCAGTTTTGATTACCAGCTGAATCCCGAAGAGATAC TATTACAACAAAATGgaacacaagaagaaataaaatgtgtggatcaaataaagaaaatggaaataactggTTGCAACCAAGAAATAACATCATTTGAAATTaatctgaaggaaaaaat GTACCGGGAGGACTTTAACCCGCTGGTGAGAGGATGTTCCTGTTACTGCTGTAAGAATCACACTCGGGCATACATCCACCATCTGCTGGTGACCAATGAGCTGCTGGCCGGAGTCCTGCTTATGATGCACAACTTTGAACACTACTTTGGGTTTTTCCATTCCATCCGGGAGGCACTAAAAAATGACAAACTGGCACAGCTGAAAGAGCTCATCCACAGGCAAGCATCTTGA